From a region of the Sebastes umbrosus isolate fSebUmb1 chromosome 10, fSebUmb1.pri, whole genome shotgun sequence genome:
- the LOC119495483 gene encoding coiled-coil domain-containing protein 6-like — protein MADSASESDTDGAGSSSATPMSSSASNSGKPSIVISQFRLEELTNRLASLQQENKVLKIELETFKLKCKALQEENRDLRKASVTIQARAEQEEEFISNTLFKKIQALQKEKETLAVNYEKEEEFLTNELSRKLMHLQHEKAELEQHLEQEQEFQVNKLMKKIKKMENETISKQLTLEQLRREKIDLENTLEQEQEALVNRLWKRMDKLEAEKRILQEKLDQPVSAPPSPRDVSMEIDSPENMMRHIRFLKNEVERLKKSLRTTELQHTEKRAQYIEEERHMREENIRLQRKLQREMERREALCRQLSESESSLEMDDERYFNEMSAQGLRARTVSSPIPYTPSPSSSRPISPGLSYGSHTVGFTPPATLSRAAISHYNTPALHVHGSSSHAVARPSPRRSNSPDKFKRPTPPPSPNTHSGAQQAQPQLPPPAQPMVQSMSSPAAMSQHAAQQPPSQP, from the exons ATGGCCGACAGCGCTAGCGAGAGCGACACCGACGGAGCGGGCAGCAGCTCGGCCACTCCGATGTCGTCCTCCGCTTCAAACTCAGGCAAACCGAGCATAGTCATTTCACAGTTCCGCTTGGAGGAACTCACGAACCGCTTGGCCTCTTTACAACAGGAGAACAAAGTGCTTAAGATTGAGCTGGAGACGTTCAAACTGAAGTGCAAAGCGCTGCAGGAGGAGAACCGGGACCTCCGCAAAGCGAGCGTCACCATT CAAGCAAGAgcggagcaggaggaagaattTATCAGCAACACCTTGTTCAAGAAGATCCAGGCCCTCCAAAAGGAGAAGGAGACCTTGGCGGTCAACtatgagaaggaggaggaattTCTCACCAATGAACTGTCAAGGAAACTCATGCAC CTCCAGCATGAGAAGGCAGAGTTGGAGCAGCACttggagcaggagcaggagttCCAGGTCAACAAGCTCATGAAAAAGATCAAAAAGATGGAGAATGAAACCATCTCAAAGCAGCTAACCCTGGAACAG TTGAGGCGGGAGAAGATCGACCTTGAGAACACATTAGAGCAGGAACAAGAAGCCCTGGTCAACAGACTGTGGAAACGCATGGACAAACTGGAGGCTGAGAAAAG AATCCTTCAGGAGAAGTTGGACCAGCCTGTATCAGCTCCTCCCTCCCCAAGAGACGTTTCCATGGAGATAGACTCACCAGAGAACATGATGCGGCATATCCGTTTCCTTAAGAATGAGGTGGAGAGGCTTAAGAAAAGCCTGCGCACCACCGAGCTGCAGC ACACAGAGAAGCGTGCCCAGTACATAGAAGAGGAGCGACACATGAGGGAGGAGAACATCCGGCTGCAGAGAAAGCTTCAGAGAGAAATGGAGCGCAGGGAGGCCCTGTGCAGACAACTGTCAGAGAGTGAATCCAGTCTGGAAATGGACGATGAGAG GTACTTCAACGAGATGTCTGCGCAAGGCTTGCGAGCGAGGACTGTGTCCAGCCCCATCCCATACACCCCCTCCCCCAGCTCCAGCCGACCCATATCTCCTG GTCTCTCATATGGCAGCCACACAGTTGGTTTCACTCCTCCAGCTACACTGTCCAGAGCTGCAATCTCCCACTACAACACCCCCGCCCTGCACGTCCACGGAAGCTCCTCTCACGCCGTAGCG agGCCCTCACCAAGACGAAGCAACAGCCCCGACAAATTCAAACGTCCAACTCCCCCACCCTCCCCCAACACGCACTCAGGGGCCCAGCAGGCTCAGCCTCAGCTACCCCCACCAGCTCAGCCCATGGTCCAGTCCATGTCCTCCCCGGCAGCTATGTCGCAGCACGCAGCACAGCAGCCTCCCTCCCAGCCTTAA